A single window of Syntrophus aciditrophicus SB DNA harbors:
- a CDS encoding glycogen synthase, whose product MVAIKSSKTTPRTAVLLITPETGRLPEGMCDLARFISGKSGGLGEVVTALCEGLTARGINCHLATLNLKKRFQQEGNMDESEWRKIRYQIDPERIHLVSSSIFADLPSAYAGDVTLNAAEFQKQLINHVIKTVSAQNCGKLILHTHDWMAGGPVTAYAKSRKIPVLHTVHNVFTRNVPVPMYLGVDLEQLDHDLYYSEEKGERCIDCQATAIKSATLVNLVGHRFLEEIVDDYFMDRAIIPDSVRQEIKAKKAFESALTVLNCPSLNMYPESCSFLHRNFGADDDVLQAKKDNLVEFQRRTGLNVDPEAILLYWPSRLDPCQKGVELIEEIALKFVIEHGDVQIAVIGDGVGGDRTHEEIMGRIACASQGKICYHRFNEELSMLGFASASDVFGASLYEPCGQIDQLGNLFGATATNRDTGGYHDKIRELKLKIDGAPEDSGNGFLFHDYDVGGLWYGLHKCVEFHRRPAEVRASQIKRIMKETRATYKLDRMIDEYIKIYERLNGGMPLA is encoded by the coding sequence ATGGTTGCAATAAAATCCTCTAAAACCACCCCCAGAACGGCTGTTCTGCTCATCACCCCCGAAACGGGAAGACTTCCGGAAGGAATGTGTGACCTTGCCCGATTCATTTCAGGAAAAAGCGGGGGACTGGGGGAGGTGGTCACCGCGCTGTGCGAGGGCCTGACGGCACGGGGAATCAACTGTCATCTGGCCACGCTGAACCTGAAGAAGCGTTTTCAGCAGGAAGGAAATATGGATGAAAGTGAATGGCGGAAAATCCGTTACCAGATTGATCCGGAACGGATTCATCTCGTCAGCTCCTCCATTTTTGCCGATCTACCCAGTGCTTATGCGGGAGATGTCACACTAAATGCCGCTGAATTTCAAAAGCAGCTGATCAACCATGTCATCAAAACGGTCAGTGCGCAGAATTGCGGCAAGCTGATTCTCCACACCCATGACTGGATGGCCGGCGGGCCGGTTACCGCTTATGCCAAGTCCCGGAAAATCCCCGTTCTGCATACAGTTCATAACGTGTTTACCCGCAATGTCCCTGTTCCCATGTATCTCGGGGTAGACCTGGAACAACTCGATCATGATCTCTATTACAGCGAAGAGAAAGGAGAGCGCTGCATCGACTGCCAGGCCACAGCCATCAAGAGCGCAACCCTGGTCAATCTCGTCGGCCATCGTTTCCTGGAAGAAATCGTCGACGACTATTTCATGGACCGTGCCATCATCCCGGACAGCGTGAGGCAGGAAATCAAAGCCAAAAAGGCCTTCGAATCGGCCTTGACAGTCCTGAACTGTCCTTCCTTGAACATGTATCCTGAATCGTGCAGCTTTCTGCACCGCAATTTCGGGGCGGATGACGATGTCCTCCAGGCAAAGAAGGATAATCTCGTGGAATTTCAGCGGCGCACCGGCCTTAACGTCGATCCCGAGGCCATTCTTCTTTACTGGCCGTCCCGGCTCGATCCCTGCCAGAAAGGGGTTGAATTGATTGAAGAGATTGCCTTGAAATTCGTCATTGAACATGGCGATGTCCAGATCGCGGTGATCGGCGACGGTGTTGGCGGCGACAGGACTCACGAAGAGATCATGGGCCGGATCGCCTGCGCGTCGCAGGGGAAAATCTGCTATCACCGCTTCAACGAGGAACTTTCCATGCTGGGTTTTGCCTCAGCCAGCGATGTTTTCGGAGCATCACTCTATGAGCCCTGCGGACAGATCGATCAATTGGGAAACCTCTTCGGCGCGACAGCAACCAACCGCGACACAGGCGGATACCATGATAAGATCCGGGAACTGAAGCTGAAAATCGACGGAGCCCCCGAAGATTCCGGAAACGGCTTTCTTTTCCACGATTATGATGTGGGAGGTCTCTGGTACGGCCTGCATAAATGCGTGGAATTCCATCGCAGACCGGCAGAAGTCAGGGCTTCTCAGATCAAGCGGATCATGAAAGAGACGCGCGCCACCTACAAACTCGACCGGATGATAGATGAATACATAAAGATCTACGAACGGCTCAACGGCGGCATGCCTCTGGCTTAA
- a CDS encoding type IV pilus twitching motility protein PilT, with the protein MAKIDAFFQLMHEQGASDLHLVSGQQPAIRMRGELERVKYNILDNDELKAMLYEITPEHKIKQFEETGDVDFAYEIPGLARYRANFFEQKFGVAAVFREIPSQILTCEQLGLPPVVSKLATLPRGLVLVTGPTGSGKSTTLAAIIDQANRLRKDHIITVEDPIEFVHQSQSCIVNHREVGIHTKSFSAALRGALREDPDIILVGEMRDLETISLAVEAASTGHLVFGTLHTTSAAKTVDRIIEVFPSSEQAQIRSTLADGLRAIIAQVLFKRIDRKGRCAALEILIANAAVRNLIRESKTFQIPSMIQTGKKYGMQLLDDAIMELFNKGWISADEAYMKCNDKTKFRPLLKNPPTDFTEV; encoded by the coding sequence ATGGCCAAAATCGATGCTTTTTTCCAGTTGATGCACGAACAGGGCGCATCGGACCTGCATCTCGTTTCCGGACAGCAGCCTGCCATCCGGATGCGCGGTGAACTGGAGCGGGTGAAATATAATATTCTGGATAACGATGAGCTGAAGGCGATGCTCTATGAAATCACGCCGGAACACAAAATCAAGCAGTTCGAGGAAACGGGGGATGTCGATTTTGCCTATGAAATTCCTGGTCTGGCCCGTTACCGCGCCAATTTTTTCGAACAGAAGTTCGGTGTGGCAGCCGTTTTCCGGGAAATTCCCAGCCAGATCCTGACCTGTGAGCAACTGGGACTGCCGCCCGTAGTTTCCAAACTGGCCACGCTGCCCCGGGGGCTGGTTCTGGTGACCGGACCAACAGGCAGTGGAAAGTCAACGACCCTGGCAGCCATCATCGATCAAGCCAACCGCCTGCGGAAGGATCACATCATCACCGTCGAAGATCCCATTGAATTCGTTCATCAGAGCCAGAGCTGCATCGTCAACCATCGGGAAGTCGGCATTCATACAAAGAGCTTTTCCGCGGCCCTGAGAGGCGCCCTGCGTGAAGACCCGGACATCATACTGGTCGGGGAAATGCGGGATCTGGAAACCATCTCCCTGGCTGTGGAAGCCGCCTCCACCGGCCATCTCGTTTTCGGGACCCTTCATACCACGAGTGCGGCGAAAACAGTTGACCGGATCATCGAGGTGTTTCCTTCCAGTGAGCAGGCCCAGATCCGATCCACCCTGGCAGACGGTCTGAGGGCGATCATCGCCCAGGTGCTCTTCAAGAGGATCGACAGAAAGGGCCGATGCGCTGCTCTGGAAATCCTCATAGCCAATGCGGCCGTGCGCAATCTGATCCGCGAGTCAAAGACCTTCCAGATTCCATCCATGATCCAGACGGGCAAGAAGTACGGGATGCAGCTTCTCGATGACGCCATCATGGAACTGTTCAATAAGGGATGGATCAGCGCCGATGAAGCCTACATGAAGTGCAACGACAAGACCAAATTCCGGCCGTTGTTGAAAAACCCGCCGACAGATTTTACGGAGGTCTAA
- a CDS encoding IS110 family transposase gives MPGLKGSVDAFVGIDISKDKFDVYGIGRDEKKLFQFSAAMDRNGFEKLKEHLVVVSVSSVLIGMESTASYHVNLFSYLVSEGYQVVIINPLLISNYVKMQLRKTKTDKKDAVVIAQFLLANGNTLIQRVDSSLISDLRDLSRQREGLIDEMTALKINIKRLLNITFPELEHMTSVFTKSILKLVQKYPSAIALGNANLGQLSQMLIADSYGHKREAFAVKLIKAAHSSVGTKSSAKEIILKQNVTLLLHLEEALEEITGILIEMSRKQMEDDINILTSIKGIGDKSAVNFLIEMGGDVNHYEYSGKIIAMAGLDPAVYQSGQHEGKGRITKRGNRHLRRIIWMMTTKVIQYNDIFKAYYLKRRTEGLPYKMAVLATAHKLIRIAYAMLTRRTTFCPQMNS, from the coding sequence ATGCCCGGATTAAAGGGTAGCGTTGATGCTTTTGTCGGTATCGATATTTCAAAAGATAAATTTGATGTCTACGGGATTGGAAGGGACGAGAAAAAGCTATTTCAGTTTTCAGCGGCCATGGACCGGAATGGTTTTGAGAAGCTGAAGGAACATCTGGTGGTTGTTTCGGTCTCATCCGTTTTAATCGGGATGGAGTCCACGGCTTCCTATCATGTCAATCTTTTCTCTTATCTGGTTTCTGAGGGATACCAGGTCGTTATCATCAATCCTTTGCTGATTTCCAATTATGTCAAGATGCAGCTCAGGAAGACCAAAACCGACAAGAAGGATGCTGTGGTCATTGCCCAGTTTCTTCTTGCGAATGGGAACACTCTGATCCAACGGGTCGATTCATCTTTGATTTCCGATCTTCGTGATCTCTCGCGTCAGCGGGAAGGTTTGATTGACGAGATGACCGCATTGAAGATCAATATCAAGAGGCTCCTGAATATCACTTTTCCGGAGCTGGAGCATATGACTTCCGTCTTTACGAAGTCCATACTGAAGCTTGTACAGAAATACCCTTCTGCCATTGCTCTTGGAAATGCAAACCTTGGTCAATTATCTCAGATGCTGATCGCAGATTCCTATGGGCATAAAAGAGAGGCGTTTGCTGTGAAGCTGATCAAGGCCGCACATTCGTCGGTCGGTACCAAAAGTTCAGCCAAGGAAATCATTCTCAAGCAAAACGTGACTCTGCTCCTTCACCTTGAAGAGGCACTGGAGGAGATAACCGGCATATTGATTGAGATGAGTCGAAAGCAGATGGAAGACGATATCAACATTCTTACTTCCATAAAAGGTATCGGGGACAAAAGCGCTGTAAATTTTCTCATTGAGATGGGTGGCGATGTTAATCATTACGAATATTCTGGGAAAATCATTGCCATGGCAGGATTGGACCCGGCTGTTTACCAGTCAGGTCAACATGAAGGTAAAGGCAGGATCACGAAACGTGGAAATCGTCATCTGAGGAGAATCATATGGATGATGACAACCAAAGTGATTCAATATAACGATATTTTTAAGGCTTATTACCTTAAACGAAGGACTGAAGGCTTGCCCTATAAAATGGCGGTATTGGCCACTGCACATAAATTGATTCGTATCGCCTATGCCATGCTGACACGACGGACAACTTTTTGCCCACAGATGAATTCTTGA
- a CDS encoding MBL fold metallo-hydrolase produces the protein MNISRRKKVITAIILALALLLVSCFLPPRPFDEKKWRAQVESTDPALLYAPHLRGGRYFNPWMPMQRGFMSFLRWVISEKTPYPQAEEYNLPPVISGLYKRIRSTPGDFIAWIGHSTFLIRINGEYWITDPMFSERALLPKRKTPPGLSLDEFLALPGRKNVIISHNHYDHLDSKSIRRLSTDTRVFVPMGLKAMVNNFGKKKVVEMDWWQTVSCGDRCQVVCLPAQHWSRRISQNTDTTLWASFLLVTRGRKIYYGGDSGYFIGYREIGRLYPDIDYALLPVTAYAPRWFMHYAHMDPGESLEAFRDLGARYFIPTQWGTFRLGEEPIGEIPSALSRAAQSSDTDPARLLVMSIGQLLPIDNQKQKFEQ, from the coding sequence ATGAATATATCTCGCCGAAAAAAGGTAATCACAGCCATAATACTTGCTCTGGCCCTGCTGCTGGTTTCCTGCTTCTTGCCTCCAAGGCCCTTCGATGAAAAAAAGTGGCGGGCACAGGTGGAATCCACAGACCCGGCGCTTCTTTACGCCCCGCATCTGAGAGGCGGCCGTTATTTCAATCCCTGGATGCCCATGCAGAGGGGCTTCATGAGTTTTCTGCGCTGGGTGATCTCTGAAAAGACCCCCTATCCCCAGGCGGAGGAATACAACCTTCCTCCGGTCATATCGGGCCTTTATAAACGGATACGGTCAACACCGGGAGATTTTATCGCATGGATCGGTCATTCCACATTTCTGATCAGAATCAACGGAGAATACTGGATCACTGATCCGATGTTTTCGGAACGGGCCCTCCTGCCGAAACGTAAAACTCCGCCCGGCCTCTCTCTCGATGAGTTTTTAGCCCTGCCCGGCAGGAAAAACGTGATCATTTCCCATAATCACTACGATCATCTGGATTCTAAAAGCATCAGGCGGCTTTCCACCGACACGCGGGTCTTTGTCCCCATGGGGCTCAAGGCCATGGTGAATAATTTCGGAAAAAAGAAAGTTGTGGAAATGGACTGGTGGCAAACGGTTTCCTGCGGCGATCGCTGCCAGGTGGTCTGTCTCCCCGCCCAACACTGGTCACGGAGGATCAGTCAAAACACGGATACCACCCTCTGGGCCAGTTTTTTGCTGGTGACACGTGGGCGGAAGATCTATTATGGCGGTGACAGCGGCTATTTTATCGGATACCGGGAGATCGGACGCCTTTATCCGGATATCGATTACGCCCTCCTGCCCGTTACAGCCTATGCGCCCCGCTGGTTCATGCATTACGCTCATATGGATCCCGGGGAGTCCCTGGAGGCCTTCCGGGACCTGGGTGCCAGATACTTCATTCCAACCCAGTGGGGAACTTTCCGGCTGGGAGAAGAACCGATCGGGGAGATTCCTTCAGCGCTGTCCAGGGCCGCACAATCCAGTGATACTGATCCGGCCCGACTTCTTGTCATGAGCATCGGGCAGCTTCTGCCTATCGATAATCAAAAGCAGAAATTCGAACAATAA
- a CDS encoding type IV pilus twitching motility protein PilT: MRRQELDYILTKMLDAYDNVSDLNMTVGKPFQVESSGQLTAVDFDPPCEKLTPFQTETIALNLINGDRRLTETLVAEGSCDSSYTLQGKARFRVNIFSQRGNYSIVLRKLETRIPTLQDLNLPEAFEKMAQEKNGIILVTGATGSGKSTSLAAMLNEINERKSVHVVTLEDPVEFVHPHKQATFNQREMGTDFDTFANGLRAALRQAPKVILVGEMRDRETVEIALSAAETGHLVVSTLHTVDAGQTINRILGMFSIEEERQIRIRLADTVRWIVCQRLLPKEGGGRVAAFEVMGNNLRVKDTILNGESEGKTFYEIIQAGKAFGMVTFDDYIVELYQRGLVSEETAKAYASNKGVVGRGIDSVKSAKGEATTSLGKLEVDTSYGKQKRF; encoded by the coding sequence ATGCGAAGGCAGGAACTGGATTATATTTTGACGAAAATGCTGGATGCATACGACAATGTGTCCGATTTGAATATGACCGTGGGCAAACCCTTTCAGGTGGAGAGTTCCGGGCAGTTGACCGCTGTGGATTTTGATCCGCCCTGTGAAAAACTGACCCCCTTTCAGACGGAGACCATCGCCCTGAATCTGATCAACGGGGACCGCCGCCTGACGGAAACTCTCGTTGCCGAGGGTTCCTGCGATTCCTCCTATACTCTGCAGGGTAAGGCCCGTTTCCGGGTCAATATTTTTTCCCAGCGGGGAAATTATTCCATTGTCCTGCGGAAGCTGGAAACCCGCATTCCAACCCTTCAGGATCTGAATCTGCCGGAGGCCTTCGAGAAAATGGCCCAGGAAAAAAACGGCATCATTCTCGTGACCGGGGCGACGGGAAGCGGAAAGTCCACATCCCTGGCCGCGATGCTCAACGAGATCAACGAACGGAAGTCGGTCCATGTAGTGACCCTGGAAGACCCCGTGGAATTCGTTCATCCACACAAGCAGGCGACCTTCAATCAACGGGAAATGGGGACGGATTTTGACACCTTTGCCAACGGCCTCCGGGCGGCTCTCCGTCAGGCCCCCAAGGTGATCCTCGTCGGGGAAATGAGGGATCGGGAGACTGTTGAAATTGCCCTGTCCGCTGCGGAGACCGGACATCTTGTCGTCAGCACCCTGCACACTGTGGATGCGGGGCAGACCATCAACCGCATTTTAGGAATGTTTTCCATTGAGGAGGAGCGCCAGATCCGCATCCGTCTGGCCGATACGGTGCGCTGGATTGTATGCCAGCGGCTGCTGCCCAAGGAGGGTGGGGGCCGGGTGGCGGCTTTTGAAGTGATGGGGAACAATCTGCGCGTGAAGGACACAATTCTGAACGGCGAATCGGAAGGCAAAACCTTTTATGAAATCATTCAGGCCGGCAAGGCCTTCGGGATGGTCACGTTCGATGATTACATCGTGGAGTTGTACCAGCGCGGCCTGGTCAGTGAAGAGACGGCCAAGGCCTATGCCTCCAACAAGGGCGTTGTGGGTCGAGGGATCGATTCGGTCAAGAGCGCCAAGGGTGAGGCG
- a CDS encoding response regulator transcription factor translates to MNNDIVIVEDSLTQAERLRYTLEEHGFHVLHARNGQEALQLISNNQPAIVISDIIMPEMDGFELCKRIKSDPLKKATPVILLTVLSDSRDIIRGLECGADNFITKPYDEENLLSRIQYFLTQREHGYEAPCESAEEIEILIGGQKYSITADRKRILNILISTYETAVQKNRDLLRAQQELRILNEHLENRVQERTQELMEEIARRRQVEEDLRRQEQDLRVKSRNLEEVNTTLHVLIKNREMDRIDQEQKILSNCKELILPYVEQLKKQKLPPHQMTCVEIIEANVQNIISPFLQSLSSELAHLSPKEVQVANLVKEGKTTKEISELLNLSIRSVESHRDNIRVKLGISNEKINLRSFLLSLS, encoded by the coding sequence ATGAATAATGATATCGTCATTGTGGAAGACAGCCTGACACAGGCGGAAAGACTGAGGTACACCCTGGAAGAACACGGTTTTCACGTGCTGCACGCCAGGAACGGTCAGGAAGCGCTCCAGTTAATCAGCAATAATCAACCCGCAATCGTCATAAGCGATATCATCATGCCGGAAATGGATGGATTCGAACTGTGCAAGCGCATCAAATCGGATCCGTTGAAAAAAGCAACACCTGTAATTCTTCTGACGGTTCTTTCAGACTCGAGGGATATCATTCGGGGCCTGGAATGCGGCGCCGACAATTTCATTACCAAGCCTTATGATGAAGAGAACCTCCTGTCCCGCATCCAGTACTTTTTAACGCAGAGAGAACATGGCTATGAAGCGCCCTGTGAGTCTGCAGAGGAGATTGAGATCCTTATAGGAGGCCAGAAATATTCGATTACTGCCGACCGGAAGCGGATCTTGAACATCCTGATTTCCACCTATGAAACAGCCGTTCAGAAAAACAGGGATCTTCTACGGGCACAGCAGGAGCTGCGCATACTCAATGAGCATCTGGAAAATCGCGTTCAGGAGCGGACGCAGGAACTTATGGAAGAAATTGCCCGGCGTCGTCAGGTGGAAGAGGATCTTCGCAGGCAGGAACAAGACCTGCGTGTCAAATCCCGGAATCTGGAGGAAGTGAACACGACCCTTCACGTACTTATCAAGAATAGAGAAATGGACCGGATTGACCAGGAACAGAAGATTCTCTCCAACTGCAAGGAATTGATCCTGCCCTATGTCGAACAGCTGAAAAAACAGAAACTTCCTCCGCATCAAATGACCTGTGTTGAAATCATCGAAGCCAATGTGCAGAATATCATCTCTCCCTTCCTTCAAAGCCTGAGCTCCGAACTGGCTCATCTGTCCCCGAAGGAAGTCCAGGTGGCCAATCTCGTCAAAGAAGGAAAAACAACCAAAGAAATATCTGAATTACTTAATCTTTCCATCCGTTCCGTGGAGTCCCACCGCGACAACATCCGGGTAAAACTTGGCATCAGCAACGAAAAAATCAATCTTCGCTCCTTTCTGCTGTCCCTTTCCTGA